In Pectinophora gossypiella chromosome 1, ilPecGoss1.1, whole genome shotgun sequence, one genomic interval encodes:
- the LOC126366966 gene encoding lactase/phlorizin hydrolase-like yields the protein MIIRLSCTVILISFVALSASKTTKALKHDVRKFPDGFKFGTATASYQVEGAWNEDGKTENIWDVLSHNENCLVKECHTGDIADDSYHQVERDVEMMRELGLDYYRFSLSWARILPNSFSDEINEAGVQYYNDLINEMLKYNIEPMITLYHWDLPQKLQEVGGWTNPHIVDWFADYARTCFELFGDRAKIWITINEPREVCLQGYGIGALAPLLTHSGWADYMCAKNLLVAHAKAYHIYDQEFRPTQGGTIGIALSAYWQEPETDSEDDINAAEDCLQFNWGIYANPIYSEKGDFPVVMKEKIAAKSAEQGYPRSRLPEFTPEEVEYIRGTADFFGLNHYTTELVFRNASVYGFHKSPSANDDMDAIAYQPDNFESSAANWLKVVPWGFYKLLSYIRENYNNPTVYITENGYASSGGIEDDERISYYVRYISAMLDAMEEGSDIQRYTAWSLMDNFEWMRGYTERFGLYEVDYEDPARTRTPRKSAFVYKQMLRTRELDPHYEPPQGQLMTIDDGPPQQTVTLSLKCEYLIPEMFRHLCLVILVYCVALSASKATKSTKDEVRKFPDKLKFGTATASYQIEGAWNEDGKSENIWDVVAHRPDCAVKECHTGDIADDSYHQVERDVEMMRELGLDYYRFSLSWARILPNSFSDKVNELGVQYYNNLINEMLKYNIEPMISLYHWDLPQKLQEVGGWTNPHIVDWFADYARTCFELFGDRTKIWLTINEPREVCLQGYADGSMAPLLTHSGWADYMCAKNLLMAHAKAYHIYDQEFRPAQGGTIGMAVSAYWYEPESDSEDDIAAADAATQFNWGIYANPVYSDEGDFPAIMKEKIATKSAEQGYPRSRLPQFTPEEVEYVRGTADFFGLNHYSSNYAYRNASVYGSQKSPSMYDDMDAIFYTPQNVPGSAADWLKVIPWGFYKLLVYIKDNFNNPPIYITENGYASDVGLEDDDRISYYVQYLDAMLDAMEEGADVRGYTAWSLMDNFEWLQGYTQRFGLYEVDYEDPARTRTPRKSAFVYKQMLRTRELDPHYEPPQGQLMTIDDGH from the exons ATGATAATACGTCTTTCATGTACAGT tatacttatatcttttgtCGCATTATCCGCGAGCAAAACAACAAAAGCCCTCAAACATGACGTGAGGAAATTCCCTGATGGTTTTAAATTCGGAACAGCTACAGCTTCGTATCAAGTAGAAGGAGCCTGGAATGAAGATG GTAAGACAGAAAACATCTGGGATGTCCTTAGTCACAACGAGAACTGTCTCGTCAAAGAGTGCCACACCGGAGACATTGCTGACGACTCGTACCACCAGGTCGAACGTGATGTCGAAATGATGCGGGAGCTGGGTCTGGATTACTACAGATTCTCACTGTCATGGGCCAGGATTCTACCAAACAGTTTCTCAGACGAAATCAACGAAGCAGGAGTTCAATATTACAACGATCTAATAAATGAAATGCTAAAATATAACATCGAGCCCATGATTACGCTGTACCATTGGGACCTGCCACAAAAACTACAGGAAGTTGGTGGATGGACTAATCCACATATCGTCGATTGGTTTGCTGATTATGCACGCACATGTTTTGAGCTTTTTGGAGACAGAGCAAAAATATGGATTACTATAAACGAACCTCGTGAAGTTTGTCTGCAAGGATACGGCATTGGAGCTCTGGCACCTTTGCTCACTCACTCAGGATGGGCTGATTATATGTGTGCTAAGAATTTACTCGTGGCTCATGCAAAAGCATATCATATTTACGACCAAGAATTTAGACCTACGCAGGGTGGAACTATAGGAATAGCACTAAGTGCGTACTGGCAAGAGCCTGAAACTGACAGCGAAGACGATATTAATGCTGCAGAAGATTGCTTACAGTTTAAC TGGGGAATATATGCTAATCCTATTTACTCTGAAAAAGGAGACTTCCCAGTAGTTATGAAGGAGAAGATTGCTGCTAAGAGCGCCGAACAAGGATACCCGCGGTCCAGATTGCCAGAATTCACTCCAGAAGAGGTGGAATACATCAGAGGAACTGCAGATTTCTTTGGATTAAATCATTATACTACAGAATTGGTGTTCAGAAACGCGTCTGTGTATGGATTCCACAAATCTCCTTCAGCAAACGACGACATGGATGCTATCGCCTATCAACCAGATAACTTTGAATCCTCTGCTGCAAATTGGCTTAAg GTTGTTCCATGGGGCTTCTACAAGCTGCTGTCGTATATcagagaaaactataataaccCTACAGTTTACATCACTGAAAATGGGTACGCATCGTCTGGTGGTATAGAAGACGACGAGCGCATATCATACTACGTGCGGTATATTTCAGCCATGTTGGATGCTATGGAAGAAGGATCTGATATTCAGCGCTACACCGCCTGGAGTCTCATGGACAACTTTGAATGGATGAGGGGATACAC TGAGCGGTTTGGTCTCTACGAAGTGGACTACGAAGACCCGGCGCGCACGCGCACCCCGCGCAAGTCCGCGTTCGTGTACAAACAGATGCTGCGCACGCGCGAGCTCGACCCGCACTACGAGCCGCCACAGGGACAACTCATGACCATCGACGACGGAc CACCGCAACAAACAGTGACTCTCAGTCTGAAGTGTGAATACCTAATACCTGAGATGTTTCGTCACTTATGTTTAGT CATACTTGTATATTGCGTAGCACTTTCCGCTAGCAAAGCAACAAAATCCACTAAAGATGAAGTGAGAAAATTTCCTGATAAACTTAAATTTGGAACAGCTACAGCTTCATATCAAATAGAAGGCGCTTGGAATGAAGATG gtaAGTCGGAAAATATCTGGGACGTCGTTGCTCACAGGCCAGATTGCGCCGTCAAAGAATGCCACACCGGAGACATCGCCGACGACTCCTACCACCAGGTCGAACGGGACGTCGAAATGATGCGGGAGCTGGGTCTGGATTACTACAGATTCTCACTGTCATGGGCCAGGATTCTACCAAACAGTTTCTCCGATAAGGTCAATGAACTCGGAGTTCAATATTACAATAATCTAATAAACGAAATGCTGAAGTATAATATCGAACCCATGATTTCACTGTACCACTGGGACCTGCCACAGAAACTACAAGAAGTAGGTGGATGGACCAATCCACATATCGTCGACTGGTTTGCAGATTACGCACGCACGTGTTTTGAGCTTTTTGGAGACAGAACAAAAATTTGGCTTACGATAAACGAACCTCGTGAAGTTTGTCTACAAGGATATGCAGACGGAAGTATGGCACCCTTGCTTACACATTCAGGATGGGCTGATTATATGTGTGCTAAGAACTTGCTAATGGCTCACGCAAAAGCATATCATATTTACGATCAAGAATTTAGACCAGCACAAGGTGGCACTATAGGCATGGCAGTAAGTGCGTATTGGTATGAGCCAGAAAGTGACAGTGAAGATGACATTGCTGCAGCCGATGCTGCGACTCAATTTAAC TGGGGAATTTATGCAAATCCTGTTTACTCAGATGAGGGAGACTTTCCGGCCATCATGAAAGAGAAAATCGCTACTAAGAGCGCCGAACAAGGATACCCGCGCTCCAGACTGCCGCAATTCACACCAGAAGAGGTGGAATACGTCCGAGGAACCGCAGATTTCTTCGGATTAAATCATTATAGCTCCAATTACGCCTATAGAAATGCTTCAGTTTATGGATCCCAAAAGTCCCCTTCGATGTACGACGACATGGATGCTATTTTCTATACACCACAAAATGTTCCAGGATCAGCTGCAGATTGGCTCAAG GTAATTCCATGGGGCTTTTATAAACTTCTCGTATACATCAAAGACAACTTCAATAATCCACCGATTTACATCACTGAAAATGGCTACGCGTCGGATGTTGGTTTGGAGGACGACGACCGTATATCATACTACGTGCAGTACCTTGACGCCATGCTGGACGCCATGGAGGAAGGGGCCGATGTTCGCGGTTACACTGCCTGGAGTCTCATGGACAACTTCGAATGGTTGCAGGGATACAC CCAACGATTCGGACTGTACGAG GTGGACTACGAGGACCCGgcgcgcacgcgcacgccgcGCAAGTCCGCGTTCGTGTACAAACAGATGCTGCGCACGCGCGAGCTCGACCCACACTACGAGCCGCCACAGGGACAACTCATGACCATCGATGACGGACATTGA
- the LOC126368556 gene encoding uncharacterized protein LOC126368556 isoform X1 yields the protein MIPSHSHSYKYPHHKRTTSSHGDLCTRRHTVSEAVALAAGTRRKPITREITVMESKRKSKKRRPKGKDKNETCNRKNTTKSIEMDTEEKRPQRTNKASMKMFEDNVSSRQSTPDPCSDDGEYGSDEEYDPASDDSDSSVVSDLEFCCRRTKPSLGSRSESEVGTDNDDDNETDSFSEASSNSSIFDSHRRHRLALKRSHSTTSNNGTNKPKTKQAKVEHADDSADTISLHSETLRNNLGDINVLEISSLLPDPTEIENMSICTRNQSPLASPPPPDPVEAERNDSPASPPPPDPVEADRNDSPASPPPPDLVEAERNDSPASPPPPDSVEAERNDSPASLPPPDPVEAERNDSPGSPPPPDPVEAERNNSPRASLMPSRSEDAQRNNPTGIPEEGNVRQSGNDIEAPNDWETTKALFEFDALSAGAQFNVGPGTTVIDVFHKTYINVNYLKCKLCTKKKIRKETGLRCKGCDDKPALCSLCFEEWHSQV from the exons atgattCCCAGTCACTCACACAGttacaagtacccacaccacaaaCGCACAACGTCATCACACGGTGACCTTTGTACGCGCCGCCATACTGTCAGTGAGGCTGTTGCGCTCGCAGCGGGAACACGACGCAAACCAATTACGCGCGAAATCACCGTC atgGAAAGTAAGaggaaatctaaaaaaagaCGACCCAAAGGAAAAGACAAAAATGAGACCTGCAATAGAAAAAATACGACGAAATCTATTGAAATGGACAcg GAGGAGAAACGACCACAACGGACGAACAAGGCTTCAATGAAAATGTTTGAAGATAATGTCTCGTCACGGCAAAGTACACCAGACCCATGTAGCGACGATGGAGAGTATGGCTCCGATGAAGAATATGATCCTGCCTCTGACGATTCAGACAGCAGTGTTGTTAGTGATTTGGAATTTTGTTGCAGACGCACTAAACCATCGTTGGGGAGCAGGTCTGAGTCTGAAGTTGGTACAGATAATGACGATGATAACGAAACCGACTCGTTTTCGGAAGCTTCAAGTAATAGCAGTATTTTTGACTCTCATCGCCGCCACCGTTTAGCTCTTAAACGTTCCCATTCAACCACTTCAAACAATGGCACAAACAAACCTAAAACAAAACAGGCGAAAGTTGAACATGCTGATGACAGTGCAGACACAATTTCTTTGCATTCAGAAACTTTAAGGAACAACTTGGGTGATATAAATGTTTTAGAAATCTCATCTTTGCTTCCTGACCCGACAGAAATAGAAAATATGTCAATTTGTACGAGAAATCAGTCACCTCTGGcatcgccgccgccaccggatccggttgaagctgaaagaaatgactcacctgcgtcgccgccgccaccggatccggttgaagctgacagaaatgactcacctgcgtcgccgccgccaccggatctggttgaagctgaaagaaatgactcacctgctTCGCCTCCGCCACCGGAttcggttgaagctgaaagaaatgactcacctgcgtcgctgccgccaccggatccggttgaagctgaaagaaatgactcacctggttcgccgccgccaccggatcctgttgaagctgaaagaaataacTCGCCCCGTGCGTCACTAATGCCATCAAGATCTGAAGATGCCCAAAGAAATAATCCGACCGGAATCCCGGAAGAGGGTAATGTTAGACAGTCTGGTAACGACATTGAAGCTCCAAATGACTGGGAAACTACAAAAGCGTTGTTTGAATTTGATGCCCTTTCTGCGGGTGCTCAATTTAATGTCGGCCCAGGTACGACGGTCATAGATGTTTTTCATAAAACGTATATAAACGTAAATTACTTAAAATGCAAATTatgcacaaaaaagaaaattagaaaagaaactGGTCTAAGATGCAAAGGCTGTGACGATAAGCCAGCATTATGTTCTCTTTGTTTCGAAGAATGGCATAGCCAGGTATAA
- the LOC126368556 gene encoding uncharacterized protein LOC126368556 isoform X2: protein MIPSHSHSYKYPHHKRTTSSHGDLCTRRHTVSEAVALAAGTRRKPITREITVMESKRKSKKRRPKGKDKNETCNRKNTTKSIEMDTEEKRPQRTNKASMKMFEDNVSSRQSTPDPCSDDGEYGSDEEYDPASDDSDSSVVSDLEFCCRRTKPSLGSRSESEVGTDNDDDNETDSFSEASSNSSIFDSHRRHRLALKRSHSTTSNNGTNKPKTKQAKVEHADDSADTISLHSETLRNNLGDINVLEISSLLPDPTEIENMSICTRNQSPLASPPPPDPVEAERNDSPASPPPPDLVEAERNDSPASPPPPDSVEAERNDSPASLPPPDPVEAERNDSPGSPPPPDPVEAERNNSPRASLMPSRSEDAQRNNPTGIPEEGNVRQSGNDIEAPNDWETTKALFEFDALSAGAQFNVGPGTTVIDVFHKTYINVNYLKCKLCTKKKIRKETGLRCKGCDDKPALCSLCFEEWHSQV from the exons atgattCCCAGTCACTCACACAGttacaagtacccacaccacaaaCGCACAACGTCATCACACGGTGACCTTTGTACGCGCCGCCATACTGTCAGTGAGGCTGTTGCGCTCGCAGCGGGAACACGACGCAAACCAATTACGCGCGAAATCACCGTC atgGAAAGTAAGaggaaatctaaaaaaagaCGACCCAAAGGAAAAGACAAAAATGAGACCTGCAATAGAAAAAATACGACGAAATCTATTGAAATGGACAcg GAGGAGAAACGACCACAACGGACGAACAAGGCTTCAATGAAAATGTTTGAAGATAATGTCTCGTCACGGCAAAGTACACCAGACCCATGTAGCGACGATGGAGAGTATGGCTCCGATGAAGAATATGATCCTGCCTCTGACGATTCAGACAGCAGTGTTGTTAGTGATTTGGAATTTTGTTGCAGACGCACTAAACCATCGTTGGGGAGCAGGTCTGAGTCTGAAGTTGGTACAGATAATGACGATGATAACGAAACCGACTCGTTTTCGGAAGCTTCAAGTAATAGCAGTATTTTTGACTCTCATCGCCGCCACCGTTTAGCTCTTAAACGTTCCCATTCAACCACTTCAAACAATGGCACAAACAAACCTAAAACAAAACAGGCGAAAGTTGAACATGCTGATGACAGTGCAGACACAATTTCTTTGCATTCAGAAACTTTAAGGAACAACTTGGGTGATATAAATGTTTTAGAAATCTCATCTTTGCTTCCTGACCCGACAGAAATAGAAAATATGTCAATTTGTACGAGAAATCAGTCACCTCTGGcatcgccgccgccaccggatccggttgaagctgaaagaaatgactcac ctgcgtcgccgccgccaccggatctggttgaagctgaaagaaatgactcacctgctTCGCCTCCGCCACCGGAttcggttgaagctgaaagaaatgactcacctgcgtcgctgccgccaccggatccggttgaagctgaaagaaatgactcacctggttcgccgccgccaccggatcctgttgaagctgaaagaaataacTCGCCCCGTGCGTCACTAATGCCATCAAGATCTGAAGATGCCCAAAGAAATAATCCGACCGGAATCCCGGAAGAGGGTAATGTTAGACAGTCTGGTAACGACATTGAAGCTCCAAATGACTGGGAAACTACAAAAGCGTTGTTTGAATTTGATGCCCTTTCTGCGGGTGCTCAATTTAATGTCGGCCCAGGTACGACGGTCATAGATGTTTTTCATAAAACGTATATAAACGTAAATTACTTAAAATGCAAATTatgcacaaaaaagaaaattagaaaagaaactGGTCTAAGATGCAAAGGCTGTGACGATAAGCCAGCATTATGTTCTCTTTGTTTCGAAGAATGGCATAGCCAGGTATAA